GTGGCGCCCACCTGCCGCGCGAGATCCAGGCGGAAGTCCTCCAGGTCCACGGCGATGATGGTCGTCGCGCCCGCCGCGTGGGCCGCCATGACCGTCGTGCAGCCCACTGGGCCCGCGCCGAGCACGGCGACCGAGTGGCCGGGGCGGACCTCGCCCCTGCGGGCGGCACACAGGCCCACCGCGAGCGGTTCGAGGAGTGCGGCGGCGTCGTCGCTGACGGTGTCGGGGACGGGGTACACGAAGTCGTCGGGCCACAGGACCGCCTCGGTCAAGGCGCCGTCCACCGGGGGCGTCGCCATGAAGGCCATGTCCGGGCAGAGGTTATACGCCCCGGCGTGGCAGTACACGCAGCGGCGGCAGGGCACGCCGGGTTCCAGCGCCACGCGGTCACCGGGTTTCACGCGGGTCACGCCCGCACCGATGGCGTCCACCACGCCGCTGACCTCGTGTCCCAGGACCAGGGGGCCGTCCACGACGAAGGGGCCGATGCGGCCGTGCGTGTAATAGTGGACGTCGCTGCCGCACACGCCGACGCGGGTGACGCGCACACGGACCTCGCGCGGGCCGGGAGCGGGGACGGCGCGGTCGGTCCAGTCCAGCTGCCGCGTGCCGGTCAGGACGGAGGTCCGGGCCATGCGCGTCACGCCGGTTCCTGCGTCGGCACGGGTCCGGTCAGGGCCTCCAGGGCCGCGTGCGGGCCGTGGTCGCGCAGGGCGGCGCGGGCGTCCAGGTACGCCTGCACGAAAGCCGGCGTGCGGCTCAGGTCGCCGAACAGGTCAGGCTGGTCAAGGAACGCGCCGGGCGTGACGGCGTCGGCCTGCGCGGCGCGGGTCAGTTCGGCGGCGCGGACGTCCACCAGGGTCTCGCCGCGTTCGGCGGCCTGCGCGACGTACGCACTCCAGGCGGCGACCACGAACACGCAGCGGCGCAGCTCGCCACCCTGTCCAGCCTGGATCCGTGCGGCCTGCTCGCGGGCGACGGGCAGCAGGAACTTGGGGATGCGTTCGCTGCCGTCCACGATCAGGCGGGCCAGGGTGTCCAGGATGGCGGGGTTCGAGAAGCGCTCGATCAGCTGCTGCTGGTACGCGCGCAGGTCAATGCCGGGCACGGGGTGCAGGGTCGGCTGGGCTTCCAGGGCCATGTAGTCCAGCAGGAACTGCGCGTAGCGGGGCTGCTGGCAGACCTCGTGCACGAACTGGAATCC
This region of Deinococcus sp. JMULE3 genomic DNA includes:
- a CDS encoding NAD(P)-dependent alcohol dehydrogenase → MARTSVLTGTRQLDWTDRAVPAPGPREVRVRVTRVGVCGSDVHYYTHGRIGPFVVDGPLVLGHEVSGVVDAIGAGVTRVKPGDRVALEPGVPCRRCVYCHAGAYNLCPDMAFMATPPVDGALTEAVLWPDDFVYPVPDTVSDDAAALLEPLAVGLCAARRGEVRPGHSVAVLGAGPVGCTTVMAAHAAGATTIIAVDLEDFRLDLARQVGATHTINARHGDALTVIRELCAARDRLHASHAGVDVAFETAGSLPTTRLTLAAPKPGGTAVLVGLPPDPEVSLDIVSAASREVTLRGVFRYANGYPAAIELAATGRVNLDALVTHRFPFTQTPEAFAFADREKRTSMKVMIDVG